Genomic DNA from Chiroxiphia lanceolata isolate bChiLan1 chromosome 30, bChiLan1.pri, whole genome shotgun sequence:
tttgtgttgCTGCTCCTGCACTCCCCCTCTGTTCTCGTGCTCATCCCAACTCCTGTCTGTGATTGGGGTCACATCCAGCCTCTGATTTGGATCCCACACAGTGCCCCAGACCCGCCTTTCCCTCCTGTAAAGCTGTTCCTGCACAGTCCCTGGGTTCACAGATGTTTCCAGCATTCCCAGTCCCAACCCAGGACGTGACCAGGCCGTAGTGGAtccagggttggacttgatggtctcagaggtctcttccaacccagctgattctatgattctatgattctaagggTTTTGGGCTGAGTGAGGCACAGCAGGGGGTCAGGCCTGTTTTGGGGGGATCAGGATCTAAGGCCAAGGGTTTGCAGCAGGTGCAGGTCTCATCCCATGGCGTGGAGGGAGTGGTGGTGtctggcagctcctcctgggcCATCCCAGcactcagctctgcaggaaaaccTGTCTCTCCAGGAAAAGTCtcaggggaagaaaggaaggaattgAGCTCTGGGCTGGTCCCACCGCTGGTTCCCTGTTTGCTGCGGGGtctggggggaaggagagacGAAGGCCAGTGGGGGCTTTGCTGGCAGGATCAGGAGTGAGCAAAGGGTGGAGAGGTGGAAAATCTGGGACAGTGTTTGGATCAAaggcagcagcttccccagcTCTTTGTTTTACCCTCGGAGAGTAAAAGTGGCTGGATTCCGTGTGATGGGAGAGCCAAGCCTGCAGCCCACAAAGGGCTTTTCCTGCCTCACCACTCCAGGGAATCCTTGTGGCCCCACTGGGATGGGggtgcaggagcagcttttctccctctccctccatgCCCCGATGCCGTCGGTGCCGCCCCATTCCCACATCTCCCATTGCCAGCGCTTTAGTGCCTTGAAAATTCTGCAAATCCAGGAAAAGGCGGTTGGAAAGCTCCAAACCTGGGCAGGGACAAGCAGGGAACAAGCATTTGGCCATACTTGGACTTATTATTGCTTCAGTCACAGGGTTGgagctccctgtccccattTCAGGTGTGTTTTACCTCAAAGGCTGCCCTGGAAGCAGATCCCAGAGCGGGCTCAGGTCCCGTTTCTCGTGCTGGGATGGAGTTGGATGGTGCAAAGCAGGAATCCACAGGGATCCAGCCTCAGGAGGATCCTCTGCTCCCATCCAGGTGATGGGTGATGTCCCAGGAGTCACTTTGGGGCATAGGGGTGATGCTCGTCCCTCGCTGGGGTCTCATCAGAGCCACCCAAAAGCTGGGAAGGGGCCGAAGGTCCCCTCTGAAGGAGGTGGGGGGTTCAAGGGATGActcttccagcccctctggctgATGGAGCAGCCACGTGTGGATCCATCGGGCTGCCTGGGTGAGGAGTTCTGGGATCAGGGtggtctctgctcccagggaacctTTGGGTTCCAGAGAGTGGAATTTTCTCCCAAAACGGCTGAGAAGAGCTGGTTAGTGCCCCTCAtcatcctccccttcctcaTGGCCTCATTTGGAAGCAATtccctccccaggctggcaTGGTGCTGGCAATGGACGTGCAgggggttgggggttttttgggtgggAAGTCAGATTTTCTGTCGGGTCGGTGGTGCTGGGTTCCCCTGTGAGGAGAGGTGGGATGAAGGTcgctttttctcctcctccctgtgctggttcAACTCTTGCCTGAAGACTTTGCAGCTGCCTTTGGGGCAAAACAACCTgatttctgctctgtggtgatttctcctgcttttccaaggCTCCCGGGGGGTGGCAGCCCCCGGGCCCGCTCGGCAGTGCCGGGCACCTGCACTTTGCTCCCCTGGAACCCTGGAGTGTCCCAGGGCTTCCACCTGCCTGCCCCCAACCCCATCCCATGTTTGGGTCCCCGGGatctccatccctctgccagGGCTTGAAATGGGGGGAGGGTGACACGGGGGCTCCTCTCCAGAGCCCTACAGGGTTGAAAGGGCTCCTTTGTGTTGGGGTCGAGCTGGGGAGAGCCCAGACAGCAGAACTGGCCCGTGGGAGTCGAGTTTTACCGATTTTTTATCATAACTGTAACACTGAATAGGAACAAATGGCTCAAAACCACGGCCCGGGGGAGTTCGTGATGAGggagctcctgctccttccctcctttccctctggcAGAGATGAAAATTTTCCTCGTTGGCTTCCGAGTCCCTCAGGACCGGGCGGGTGGGAAGGGTTGGTGCCGTTTTTCCCCCCCCGCCGAGACTGGTCCCTGGTTCGGAAATTCGGCGGTTCGGATGGGAAATGAGTCATTTTCGGACCCGTGGACCCGTTTCTGTTCGGTTCCCCCCACCCAGTTCCGTGCACACGGGGGGGCTCTGGCGGCGACGATGCCCCAAATCGAGCCCAGGAGGCGACAGAGGGACACGGGAGGAGGGTCCTGGGcgttccccccaccccctgcccccaccCAGCTGCTTTTGTACCACGAGCTTTGACGATCAATAATGgaagaagccaaaaaaaaaaaaaggacacacccccccccgccccgagAAGCGTAACCGTGTAGTATCTATCAGTCCATATCGACGCGTATATGCACCCATATATCGTAGAtcggccgccgccgcggggcAGTTCCTTTTTAGCTGAACCCCCCCCCCTCCGCAGCCCCCGAGGGACCCCCCCTCCGCACGGGCTCCTGTGAGCGGGTCCTCACAGCCCCCGCGGGGGCCCGGGGACGCGGGAGGGACCCGGGGGGACACGCCCCAAGCCCCCCCATACCCCCCTCGGCCGTGTCGTACCAAACATGTAACGTGCCTTTTATTTATGCTGCAaatataacattaaaatattaccCAGGAGACGGTGGTTGTTGCCCTCTGCTTTTGGGGGGCCGGGGGCTGTGGAACATTCCCCGTGTCACCTGTGCCACGGAAACCCCTGAGTGtacccggggggggggggttcacGGTGTGGGTGTCACCGGGTGGAGAGTGCTGTGATGACCCTCAGTCGCCACCGCGGTGACACCGCCTGGACTCGGGACGGCGTGGGACGTGTCGCGTCCCCTCCCCGGGTGACACAGCGGGTGAGCTGCTTGTGGGGACGCCGCAGTGGCGCGGGGCAGCCTCGGGTGAGCTTTTGGGGCGATTTCGGCAGGTTTTGGGTGGGAGGGAGCCGCGGCCGCGCCGTCGGGGCTGCAGGAGCGCGGCGGGGCCACCGGGTGGCGGCAGCGAGAGGTGGCGGAgcggggggagcgcggggggTCCCCGGAAAGGGGAGGGGGTCCTGTCTCGGGGGGTCCCCGGAAAGGGGAGGGGGTCCTGTCTCAGGGGGGTCCCCGGAAAGGGGAGGGGGTCCTGTCTCGAGGGGTCCCcggaaaggggagggggggccTGTCTCGGGGGGTCCCCGGAAAGGGAGGGGGTCCTGTCTCGGGGGGGTCCCCGGAAAGGGAGGGGGTCCTGTCTCGGGGGGGTCCCCGGAAAGGGAGGGGGTCCTGTCTCGGGGGGTCCGGGGCAGGGCGGGGGCCCTGTCTCGGGGGGTGCTCGGAGGGGGGTCCCTGTCTCACGGAGTCCCCGGAGAGGGGAGgccggggcagggaggggtccCTGTCTCAGGGGGTCCTGATCCGGTGGGGGGCGGTGCAGTGGAGGGGTCCCTGTTTCAAGGGGTCTCCAGAGAGGGGGTACCGGGGCAGGGGAGGGGTCCCTGTCTCAGAGGGTCTCCAGAGAGGGGGTACCGGGGCAGGGGAGGGGTCCCTGTCTCCGGGGGTCTCCAGAGAGGGGGTACCAGGGCAGGCGAGGGGTCCCTGTCTCCGGAGGTCTTGCTCCGACAGGGAAGCGATGCAGGGAGGATGGGGGTCAGCACGGGGCGGGGTCCTGTTCTCAGGTAGTGCCGGTGCAGAACGGGGGTCCCGGCGATGGGCCGGGGGTCTCTCTTCGCCGGTGCGGGCAGCCCCGGTGGTGGTGCCGGTTGCGAAtcccgggcggggcggggatGTGCGGGACCGCCCCGTCCATCCGTCCGTCCGTCCCCGGGGGCGGCTGTCGCGGCTGGTAAATGGGTTTCATTAACCGGGGCTggtccccgccgccccccgctcCCCTGggagcccccggcccggcccggttataagaggcggcggcggcggtggggCGGGGGCGATGGCGGGGGCGATGACGGGGCGCCCGgcgctgcttctgctgctgctgttgctggcGGGGACCCCGCGCAGCGCCCGCTGCTGCCCCGGGACCCTCGACCCGGCCCCGGtgagccccggcccggccgcgccgTAGGAACGGGGGGTTCGGTTTGGGACGGGGGGAGGCTCGGGATGATTGGAGGGAGGGGTGTCACACTCCGGCTCCGGGACCGCCGTGACCCCCGGTCCTCCCCCGGCACAGGCCGCCACCGCCgcccccccggggccgccccccgccgccgccgccgccctggGCGCGCTGCTCCGGTCCCTGCAACGCCCCGGCCGCGCCCCCGGgaccctcctccagccccagagGTGAGCGGGGATGGGGGCCCCGGGGTGTGGGGTCTGGAGGCACGGGGGGGGCGTCCCGGGCACTCcgagggatggggctggggacGGTGGGAACCGTggagggggacacggggggttTCGGGGGACCTGAGCGAGAAGCTGGAGCGGTGCAGGGATGGGGTTCCCTGTTAATGTCCGTCTGTCCGTGAACgtcctgtgtctgtctgtccgtgTCCCTCAGCCCGTTCCCATCTGTCCCATCCACCCGTTCATTCCCACCCAGCCATCCCGCCCGTTCCCATCCTGTCCCCGCCAGGGCTCAGCGGTACCGTGTCCCCCGGCAGGTCGGGGTGGGGGCCGCAGGGGGGGGCCCAGGCCCGGCTCAGCCCCCGGAGCTGGGAC
This window encodes:
- the LOC116799921 gene encoding neural Wiskott-Aldrich syndrome protein-like, which codes for MTGRPALLLLLLLLAGTPRSARCCPGTLDPAPVSPGPAAPPPPPPPRGRPPPPPPPWARCSGPCNAPAAPPGPSSSPRARSHLSHPPVHSHPAIPPVPILSPPGLSGTVSPGRSGWGPQGGAQARLSPRSWDPPLAPFWTMATPQRFGRRR